Proteins from one Pyrobaculum neutrophilum V24Sta genomic window:
- a CDS encoding (Fe-S)-binding protein, which produces MSARYVEYLGLPWYTQLLVYLLALLSVVAWIYGMSKTYREVGLSRVFVHTVRKPGRAARFLLEFLPHYRFLSYETLGGVGHLLLVVGLAISLVGTLLVAVSQYTGAPYEGRLFLAMRFLLDVAAVLLIYASVAGVARVYARRSIHDDIKPYILTLLGFLVIGVTGVVMRRYRAESYLGGPSPWSPLTYLLPQIPHDLYVVSYFIHIAAAFLTMAFSPVALRHMYIAYANFLLEERRLGELNTPFELEKVLESGEVKVGVRRREEWKGLYGIMFDACTRCGRCEEVCPAFVAKRPLSPMGFVVKIARARGGSDLFQEGISEDEVWSCTTCGACVHQCPVYIRHIDYIVDMRRALVFESRVDQKKADLLVSVGQYGNTLMQPNTGRHDWLRDLGVKHVGENTEAEYILWLGCMGSFDARSKDIVRSLVEILRRAGLIEKVAVLGDEETCCGDPLRRLGEESRFQEIVLNNKRIFEKYGVKKIITICPHGYNTFKNEYPRFGVKIEVFHHVEIIQKLLEEGKISVKSAGKAYTIHDPCYLARHNGVVQPQRRVLVKLGELIEPSRRGEKTFCCGAGGANYWYDVPEEKRISHIRFEELAATGASTVVTLCPFCNAMLSDAKRTKESPVEVKDIAEVVLEEMT; this is translated from the coding sequence ATGTCGGCTCGCTACGTCGAGTATCTCGGGCTTCCGTGGTACACGCAGCTTCTGGTCTACCTCCTAGCCCTTCTATCTGTTGTGGCGTGGATATACGGCATGTCTAAGACATATAGAGAGGTGGGTCTTTCCAGAGTTTTCGTACACACCGTGAGAAAGCCTGGCAGAGCGGCGCGTTTTCTGCTGGAGTTCCTCCCCCACTACAGATTCCTCTCTTATGAGACGCTGGGCGGCGTGGGCCACCTCCTTCTTGTGGTAGGCCTGGCAATCTCTCTGGTGGGTACCTTATTGGTGGCTGTGTCTCAGTATACCGGCGCGCCGTACGAGGGGAGGCTCTTCTTGGCGATGAGGTTTTTACTGGACGTCGCGGCGGTTTTGCTCATTTACGCGTCTGTGGCGGGCGTAGCTAGGGTCTATGCGAGAAGATCCATACACGACGATATCAAGCCGTACATTCTGACGTTGCTTGGGTTCTTGGTAATCGGCGTCACGGGCGTAGTGATGAGGAGGTATAGAGCCGAGAGCTACCTAGGGGGACCCTCGCCTTGGTCCCCCCTCACATACCTACTGCCCCAGATCCCACATGACCTCTACGTCGTATCGTACTTCATACACATAGCCGCGGCGTTTTTGACGATGGCGTTTTCGCCTGTTGCGCTTCGCCACATGTACATCGCCTATGCGAACTTCCTCCTAGAGGAGAGACGCCTAGGCGAGCTCAACACGCCCTTTGAGCTGGAGAAAGTGTTGGAGAGCGGCGAGGTTAAGGTCGGCGTTAGGAGGAGGGAGGAGTGGAAAGGGCTCTACGGCATAATGTTTGACGCGTGTACAAGATGCGGCCGTTGCGAGGAGGTGTGCCCCGCATTTGTTGCGAAAAGACCGCTCAGCCCAATGGGATTTGTGGTAAAAATTGCGAGAGCTAGAGGCGGCTCAGACCTCTTCCAGGAAGGCATATCAGAGGATGAAGTCTGGTCATGCACCACCTGCGGCGCCTGCGTCCACCAATGTCCCGTGTACATACGCCACATCGACTATATAGTAGATATGCGCCGCGCGCTTGTTTTCGAGTCGCGGGTTGACCAAAAGAAGGCCGACCTTCTCGTATCGGTAGGCCAATACGGAAACACGTTGATGCAGCCAAACACGGGTAGACACGACTGGCTTAGGGACCTCGGGGTTAAGCATGTAGGAGAGAACACCGAGGCCGAATACATCCTCTGGCTTGGGTGCATGGGTAGTTTCGACGCTAGATCCAAGGATATCGTTAGGTCCTTGGTTGAGATCTTGAGGAGAGCCGGCCTTATAGAGAAGGTCGCAGTTCTCGGCGATGAGGAAACGTGTTGCGGCGACCCTCTAAGAAGGCTGGGGGAGGAAAGCAGATTTCAAGAAATCGTGCTTAACAATAAACGGATATTTGAGAAATACGGAGTCAAAAAAATTATAACGATATGTCCACATGGCTATAACACATTTAAGAATGAATATCCCAGATTCGGCGTTAAAATAGAGGTGTTCCACCACGTCGAAATAATCCAGAAACTCCTGGAAGAAGGTAAAATATCGGTGAAAAGCGCCGGCAAGGCGTACACCATCCACGACCCATGCTACCTAGCTCGCCACAACGGCGTTGTTCAGCCGCAGAGGAGAGTCTTGGTTAAACTTGGAGAGCTAATAGAGCCCTCAAGACGTGGAGAAAAAACCTTCTGCTGCGGCGCCGGCGGAGCCAACTACTGGTACGACGTGCCTGAGGAGAAGAGGATTAGCCACATAAGGTTTGAGGAACTGGCGGCCACGGGCGCCTCGACTGTGGTAACGCTCTGCCCGTTCTGCAACGCCATGTTGTCAGACGCGAAAAGAACTAAGGAAAGCCCCGTGGAGGTGAAAGATATCGCCGAGGTTGTCCTAGAGGAGATGACCTAA
- a CDS encoding inositol-3-phosphate synthase translates to MPVRVGIVGVGNCASALVQGIEMYKQNPDLEPIVAFKEIGKYTPRDIVFTSAFEIDARKVGLDLADAIFQPPNNATVVFKPRKLGVTVRPGPALDGVPEGGLVPKIVEGTVDDVVKELNSTNTEVLVNYLPTGAKKAAEAYAEAALRAGVAFVNAMPAPIATSELWQRKFAERNLPLLGDDTQNQIGATVFHKTLVRLLAIRGVRIKHTYQINVGGTPDFVNLMYRRGDKEKTKTAAVKMMAGGQEFGAYISPVAYIEFLGDRKIAHTLIEAEIFGGLSIRIEATLDVHDAWNSAAVVTDSVRLAKLALDRGVGGPLISASAWGFKNPPVHMSPDEAYRAVVEFIEGKRSR, encoded by the coding sequence ATGCCCGTCAGAGTCGGCATCGTAGGCGTGGGCAACTGTGCATCTGCCCTAGTGCAGGGGATAGAGATGTATAAACAGAATCCCGATCTAGAGCCCATAGTGGCCTTTAAAGAAATCGGCAAATACACCCCCCGCGACATCGTATTTACATCTGCCTTTGAGATAGACGCCAGGAAGGTGGGGCTCGACCTCGCAGATGCCATATTTCAGCCGCCTAATAACGCCACGGTGGTTTTTAAGCCGCGGAAGCTGGGGGTGACGGTACGCCCAGGCCCCGCTCTTGACGGCGTGCCGGAGGGAGGCCTAGTGCCAAAAATCGTAGAGGGTACTGTGGATGACGTCGTAAAGGAGCTTAACTCGACAAATACAGAGGTGTTGGTGAACTATCTGCCGACAGGCGCGAAGAAAGCCGCTGAGGCGTACGCAGAAGCCGCCCTGAGGGCGGGGGTTGCTTTCGTAAACGCAATGCCGGCGCCGATTGCCACCAGCGAGCTGTGGCAGAGGAAGTTCGCCGAGAGGAACCTCCCGCTGTTGGGCGACGACACCCAGAACCAGATAGGGGCTACGGTGTTTCACAAGACCTTGGTAAGGCTGTTGGCCATCAGAGGCGTGAGGATTAAACACACCTACCAGATAAACGTAGGCGGCACGCCAGACTTCGTCAACCTGATGTATAGACGCGGCGACAAGGAGAAGACGAAGACCGCCGCCGTGAAGATGATGGCAGGGGGGCAGGAGTTCGGCGCATATATTTCGCCTGTTGCCTATATCGAATTCCTAGGCGATAGGAAGATTGCCCACACCCTCATAGAGGCTGAGATCTTCGGAGGCCTCTCGATAAGGATAGAGGCCACTCTAGATGTCCACGACGCCTGGAACAGCGCGGCGGTGGTAACAGACTCCGTGAGACTGGCCAAGTTGGCGCTTGACAGAGGAGTGGGCGGCCCCCTCATAAGCGCCTCCGCGTGGGGATTCAAAAACCCGCCTGTCCACATGAGCCCCGACGAGGCGTATAGAGCGGTTGTGGAGTTCATCGAGGGCAAGCGAAGTAGATGA